The genomic stretch TTTTAAAATGGCTAAtgagaatttgaattttttggcaTTAAATCTTGGTCAAATCTTTCCATAGTGGTACCATTTCGACCCAGCAAGTCACCCCTTCCCGAGTCGACTCTATCTTCTTCATACACCGATCCTGGAAGCCCTGCCTTGTCCAGAGAATTCTGCTTCTCATCCTCTGCCTTCTTTTCACGGCATGCATTCACTTGATGGCCCAATTTTTTACAGAAGCTGCATTGCCCCAAAGAGTCCTCGTAGAGCACCTGCTGCTTAAACCAGAATAAATTCTCTGTTCCAGGTTGCCACGTACGACCTGGATTTCTTCAAGCCTTGGAACCCCCACCTCCATCTCAACTAGAACACGGGCATAATTCCCATATAGAACATTTTTGGTGAGGTGATCAAGTGCAACTGGCCACCCTATCACCTTGGCCATCGTCAATAGAACCTTCTCATACCAATATTCTAAAAAAGTGAACATACTACCTTCCAACCCTTACAGGGCTTTGCCTCCACATCAGAGCCATATCCCCTTCATAATCGAGCTGAAAGATGGTGAAACATTTCCCCATAGGCACCATCTTCACCATTCCTTTCAGTTTCCAAATCTCCCTAGCTTCCCTGTGAACTTCATCTAGTGAGATGAAACGAAAATTGAAATGACCAATCAGGGCAAATTTGTACCTGTTTAAGTGATCCTCATACTCCTCCTAAGGTATGATCACTTTCGTTGAATTTCCGACATGAATTGGCTTGAGTAGATCATCCACCACCGGCAAAACTATATCTACTGCCTTAGCAAACGATTTTTAAGCAAGATGAATCCCACTCTGCTTCCCTTTGTCCAAAGCAACCTCTTCTAGTCCTACTATGGAGGCATATGATTTCCTTGCCACCCCTGTAATGGTAGCAGAACCACTTCCCCCCTCCGCCGCATTATCACAAGTGCACTGCCGGCACCGAGGAAGGGTGAGCCTTCCAAAGATCAGTCAGCCGGAATTGTCTACCCCTTTCCTTCGCTAGTCCACCTCCAGGGTCGTCTCTAGGATTTCCTTTCGCCATCCATTCAAAATCACCACACCCTCAAtcttgcttaaaaaaaaaatattgttagtttCTCCTTTTGCTTTTTAAAGTGACATATCAATATGTCATTAATTATCTAAAGGTCTCATTGCCATGCATATTTTCCGAGTACATATATGAAATGACACTATTAccctcattggaaaaaaattgtgTCCAacattaaagggaaaaaaaaaaagttaaggtacaaattatttgacaactTGATGGCTGTCAATAAGATAATCCCGTATATAATAGAACTTCTATCACCTAAGAAAATTTAACAAGCCCAAGAAGTGGGCCTTATGATAGCTAGGCCCAGAACACAAAGAATATCTAATTTATAGATTATTAATCCCTACTGAACTAACACTGTTAATATCCAAAGTCTTGATGAGCTTAATATAAATTAGCACTACTCTCTTTTACTTCCCAACTTACCTTATCTTATCTTATTATGTGCATGATTTTCTAACTACCCTTGGACAAAATCTGATGGGTTTATGGCATTTTGTGTCAAGGACATTTTGTTTTGGTAGATTATAACTATATGCTGGGAGGATAGGAATTGCAAGCatttgtaacaccctaatttgATTTTTCCCGTACTTGTAAATAGGCAAGGAGAAAGAGCAGAGAAAGCCAATGGTGGCATGGTTGGCAGCTGTGGAGTGCCAGGAAGGTAGAAGTGACCCTACCTGATCCTGTTCGGCCTACTAGTATCACTGGAGAACTTACCAGGAAGTATGGGCAaacatgtaatttttaagtttatGAGACTAGGCATAAAATGGAGTAATGGCAAGTCCATAGGGGACTAAAATGCTGCCAACCAATAGGTGTGAACCTGCCAGTAGAATGccattttttgtgtttttgcaCTGTGGGGCCCACACCTCTGTTGTGCAAATCCCCAGCTTACCCCTATGGAAAGAGACCCAATTGAGGTATAAAATGCACATCTTAATGTTACAAAATGATGGGggaaaataatttataaatttaatcAAATGCAAGGCACTtaggtattatatatatatatatatgattaatTGAGGCCCAGCCAAACAGACCTTTGGTGTGCCTTATCTATGGAATATTAGGGCTGAGAATCATCCTAACCATGGCTGTGTAatagtaagaagaagaagaaagaaagggaattGAGGAGGGAACTCAAATAACTTAGGCTGCTATTGGATTGATTCTACACCCAGGTGAGTGCACTCATTGTTGTAGCAGGGTAATTAGATAATAGTATATGGATTTGGTAACTAGGGTTAGgtttatttttttaccaattGAAGGTAGCCAGGGAACCTCTATGCAGGGTATTGTTGTCCAGtaaggaaaataaggaaaatccCAACCCTGGAAAGGTCTCTAAGACCCAATTTTCTAAGAAGTGTCTTTGTGAAGTCGGGAACCTaaaattttattcaattcaGCAAGAAAGTATACAATTAATACTGCAAACTTGTGAATAGGGATTTAATTCTACAGAATTTAAAGTAGTCTCTATGAAACCTTAGGAGTATTGCAGATTTAAAATTTATCATTACATACCCTAGGAATTGAACTCCAGAAGAGGGTCAATAGGAAGACTACCTTGTATATATAGCTAATTTGGATTGTGGAAGGAAGGCAGAGACTCAATCTGGCCAAAACAGAGGAGAGTAAGGTTGGCAGAATCGGATTAAGCAGAAAACAAGGGAACCTGTAGATCCCGACCGGCCAGGCGATTGCTGCCTAGGAAATGTGCCAGTTGGGGTTCCAGTGGCTAATTTTGTTGTGTAATGGGTCAGCAGACCTTGAATTCTATTTATGGAGCTATATACATTATAATTTAATAGAATTGGAGCCCAAGGAAGGAGAATACAATGCTTGAACTCTTAAGACCCTAATTATCTATTGATGTGACTCCAGGACACCCTATCTgagtgtgggacccactagtGATTCCCTACATATAACCCCAATAGTAAAGGAAGTTGGGGAATCTAGACTGTGTAGGGAAGAACAATCAATTGCCCAACTAAATTTGGGAATGGGGATCATATACCTAGGCAGATTGGGGTAGAATTATAGGattattattttgtaaataatgatttaaatatctTTTGAAATAGGAAATATAAGTTGCAGTGAGGGAATATATTTGAATCGGGAACCTGGACTTCAGGAAATTTGACACCagggtgagtgggtgccctgacttattttatggagtgtttgtTATGTTACATTTTTCCTGTAACTCATGCATTATGGTTGTGTGCTTATAATTACTGTTATTACACTGACTCTGACTTATGGATTGGGAAGCCAGAATAGGTAAGACAGCTAAGATGGGACACTGATAGGTGTCCAATGGTATTATGTACATGTTGTGAATGGTTGATGATTGGATATGCATAATGTAGAAATTATGcgagtgctacaaccccttgtcagtagggGATAGGTAATAATTAATCCTGACCTGTGGCTGCCTGATTAGCAGTACACTTTCGTGGTATGATGTACTATACCCAGAGACAGATAGCAGTAGAGTACGGCATACTATACACTTGACTTCATAAAGTTACTAACCtaggggttagctgggggaCCGAGGTTTTCTCTGGGACTAGTTGACTCCTCCTGCCTACAACGAGCTTGTATTTCTGAAGTCCAACGTACAGGGTAGGaaataccacctacgttgcgtagcactataccatTGATTTAAGagttagtaatggactaggaagtAGTATAATGAGTTAGTAATGGAGTAGGAAGTAGTATAATGTTAAATGAATCCCCGAGCATCATATAAGGTGTGGAGTATGCATTACATTCATTTATACTGTGTTTGCTTGCTTGCTTGCCCCCACCCCGTCACTGTGCATGATGTGATCACCCCTCTTATTTACTTTTTCAGATGATGAGGCCAATGTTTTGCTGAGTACCTACTCTGATCATGAGACAGTGCCTTTGATTACTTGGCCTATCTTCCAAAGGATGAAACTGACCATGGACCTGACTATGGATATGATGACTGTGCCTATAGAGGCTAATTCTTCTGAGCAATAGAATAgtctattttgatatttttttgtgtatatacttCCGCTAAAGAGATCTCTAATGTACCTAACTCTGATGCATATAGTCTACTTTTGAGATACTATAGAATGTGTAAATATTCTCTTGCAATTTATACGTTGTTCATCTGGATAACTGTAAATATAATATATCACTTAGTGACACTGGAAAATGATGTAATATATTGATGGATTGCCTATAACTATATGATCTCTGAGTTTTAGTTGTATTATTATGATGTTATGATCTACCCTAGTCTACATCCTGGGGAAACAGGATGACCGGATATGGTGAGGTGTCCAATGCTGCATACCTTAGCCTattggaggcagggtgtgacagcaTTGCCCAAGGGCTTGTTGCAAGGAGTATGGAAGGAAGCAGAAATGGGATGGCACATCACGACGATCTGGAAAGATTCTCATAGACTAGCCGAAATGCTACCCAAACCAACAGATGAAGCTTTGCCTTGGTGCTCTTTTTCCATCTTTTTGGCCATGTGCCTAATAAACCTGTTGTCTGGATTGATAATCACACATCAATGAATGTCCTTAACCTTTTGAAAAGGGTTAGTTTATGAAGTTGTTGTCAAGGAATTAACTGCTAGATATGTACATAACTCCATCTcactttaataattttttttaatcttttcgttataaaaaaaatgatacgaGTCCATAACAATCCAAACTCccactctcttcttccctttataAATTTTCTTTAGGGAAATTACAATATTACGCACTACTGGGTTTTCCTTTACCAAACTATCCTCTTACTGTTTGGTTTAGCAAAATTATACAAGGTTGAGTTTCCTTTTACTAAATTTCTAATATAATATTCCTTCCTCAACTATTTACGTTGTTGTATAGTTTTATCCTTGAGGACAATGAAGGGGATCAACAATCATCTTCTCCCCTCGTCCCGTCCGTGCAACCTTTCTCATTCTAGTCTTATCGTTCCGTTCAATTCCTTGGTAAGGGGATTTCTTCACCATTTCTCCCTAGAATTCATGGCCAAAACCTTACCTGAGCCCATCGTATTAGAGGTGCAAGAACAACAGTCACAATATTGATGCCATACCATTAAGCTCAATATTACCCCATTGtctcacccttgccatcatggccCTACACCTCGTCCATGCTACCACCAGCATCCATCGTAAGACCTTACCGCAAGCCAACCATGCAATCCTACCCCACCCTTCATTGTAACCCCTGTTGCAACCCAACCACCTCCAACCTTTACTACAATCGAACCACTAGAAGGGTAGTGCGCAGATGCCTCGGGTCAAGTTAGGGCCTAgttctcccctctctctctctctcttctcaaagGGTTTACGAtccctttttcctttattggaaaaggtttcttgggttttattctcctATCACTATGGCTCTTCTCCTTCTTAGACTTACATAGGGGATTAGGGAAACATGATTGTTTGAGTTGCCACCTAGAATGAGGGCCTATAACCGTATTGGGGAGCCCCTATTCTATTTATAGTCTTTACTAGAGGTTTGGGTTCATGTTAGTTTACTGGGGTGAGAAGGTGCCAAGCACCCACCCCGCCTAAAACATCTAGTCTTTCAAATAAATGCTtagattttgaatattctctACTAAATTTAAAAGATGGTGACACGTCATCAAGCGGGACTCCTGAGGCACACCCAAGTCAGACACACGAGTGGACCTGAAGACATAGGTGACCCTCAGTTCGTATCCCTCAGTGGggtgctcaggccaaggcccAGCAGACCTAACCAAAGGATCctccctcgattgggggcttaggccaaggccaagcagacctgaccgaagggtcctcccttaGTGGCTGCtaaggccaaggccgagcagtcTTGATCAAAGGGTCCCCCCTTAGTTGGGGGCTTATGgtaaggctgagcagacctggtcgaagggtcctccctcggtggggtgctcaggccaaggccgagcagacctgaccgaagggtcctccctcgattGGGGCctcccttggttgggggcttaagccaaggccgagtagacctgatcgaagggtcCCTCCTCatttgggggctcaggccaaggctgagtagacctaaccgaagggtcctccctcatTTGGGGGCTCAGACCAAGGCCGaccagacctgaccaaagggtccCTTAATGAGGTGCTAAGGCCAAAgccgagtagacctgatcgaagggtcCCCCCCCCCAGTTGGGGGCTCATGCTAAGGCCAagtagacctgaccaaagggtcctccctcaaTGGGgtgcttaggccaaggccgagcaaacctgaccgaagggtcctccctcggttgggggctaaagccaaggccgagcaaacctaaCCAAAGGATCCTCCCTCGGTTGGTGGCTTAGGCCAAAGCCAAgcaaacctgaccaaagggtcctcccttggttgggggctcagaccAAGGCCAAACAGACCCGATCGAAGGGTTCAAGTTGAAGCCAAACAGATAGGACGgaaggataaaaaataaaataaaataaaaaaagaagaagaaaggaaagatagAAGGAGTCCTATGCTGCTTAAAGAAGTGTTACTTCCGCTGAAAAAGTTTTTCAGAGAAAGTAAGGGGGCTTCTTATACGCACAAACTAAGCTGCCCGGTCAGGTATGGACATGTGGCACCCATCTACACATCCATTTATAGGAGATATCCGAAATACCACATATAACTAAGGAACTCAGATGCCAAGATAATAAGAAGACCCAAGTCTCTCTCCAGCAATAGAGTCATAGTAGGACTCTATCTGCCTAAAGAAGGAATATTCCTCATAGAGGAAAGAACGTGCGAGATGGAGTGCTCCAAAACCACCCCAAGCCCCTCAGAGGCAAGAGGATgtttcctagtaggactctacaAGGTTCGACCCTATAAGAGAGAACCCGGAAGGTAGTACGAGGTAAGTTCACTCAAGTACTTTGTTAACCAACAATTTAATTGGACTGTTTTGTAAAATTCTGCAAGTGCATATGAACCTATAGCCATAATTAATCTATTGATTATATATGTTATCTATAGAATTGGATACTCTTCCCTTGGGAAATTATCAGGCTTATAAATGAAGTACGGTTATTTGAACCAGAAATTGGTTAAAGTGAGAAAAACTTCTACCATTTTGTCTCAATTACACTGCCACATAGTTTTTGTTCACTTTGGTCAATATTTGTAACAAAACTAtgtttggatttaaaaaaagaaataatgataCAATGGTTGATTTATGTCTCTCATTTGCTTTTCAAAGAGGTAAGGGAAAAGAGGAattcatcaaataaataaaaaatataggcTCTGTCAAGGTGTTATTATACATTGATTTCAATCAAAGTTTACATACAATAGCTCGAGATCGTCTTCTATCAAAATTAGATCTTATCCTTCTGGATCCTCTTATTTAGGAAGGAGGGGAATTGAAGGATCTTTGCCATAGAAAACTACATAAAGCAGCCGTTATTGGCACCCCACCTTGATTGGTTTATGAGAAGACTTCAAAAGACCACCCTACCCTGATTGGTTTATGAGAAGACTTCAAAAGACGTTACTTTAGGCAAAGTAAGTTTGCCACCAATCTTGGgccaaatttttttcaaacTAATAAGAAGGCATTCATGGGGaatatttattcttttaataTCTGTTTCATTTGTAGGATTAGTCCATGACTTCTCAAAATATATTGATCAATATCTGTTTCAATTGTAGGATTAATCCACAATCTCTCAAAATAAAGGAATTGGTTCTTGGTTGGTTTTGCCACcctaattcaattttttatttttttttctgttttcttttctattcttggCATCCAAACATAGCTCTTGATTTCAAATTAAGGTAAAGATTGTGTCATCTTGtctgaaaatattttaaagTAATGGTAGTTGAAATTCATTAAGGCGATCAATTCTTTCATCTCGATAGAATTCATATTCTGTGATTTTCTTGATACCTATTGGAGGAATTGAAGCAAAAAGATGGTGGATGCAATTCCTACCATGTCTAGGTATCTATAATAGGAATCAGGGAGATTTAGACTCTTGTAATCAAAAGTGATCCTCTACAAACCTAACATATATGGATCCAACAAACAAGTTTGAAGGGAAAATTAATTTAGATATGTTTTATCAATCAAAGAAATTGATGGCAGAATTATACTACCAATAGGTTAATTAGCTGTTGTTTCAGATTTTACTGAATTATTTTGTTTAGATGGATCAAATAATAAGATTTAGAATGAGACCAAGCATCCTTggttctcattaaaaaaaatataatatatgcaATCTGTTCACCATATCAAACCAATAACAAATGTAACACTGAAACCAGAAAATTGGAATTTGGAAATATGTTTTACACAGCcaacagaaatagaaaaagtGATGAACATATCATGGTGTGAGTTTGATTGTGATAGTTGAACCATCAGAAACAAAATAAGCCAACAGATCAAAATCATCTACTTCCATTTCATTGTTATGGTAAAAAAGTGCCATATCTTCTGCCCGAATGTTCGAAAGCTTCTGAATTTCTTCCTTCAAGCTGGAAACAGTAATGGTCTCTTCCACCTGCAAGCGGTAGCGCCATTTTGTTGGTGTTATAACAGTAAGGTGGAGTTTCTGTCCTGGAGGTAACTGCTTGTATCGAAGAGTGATGTCTGATTCTTCAACCAGATCATAAAACTCAACATTATGATCATCCCGTAACTCCAAACTATTCATCAAAAGAGTTTGCCTAGCCACTTTGGCACCAAGTACAGTTTCAATATTCTGTTTCAGTTGAAGGAAAGTTGTGGATGGAAGGACTTCAATTAAGTATCCTTGGACCATTTGGTGATGGTCATAGTTAATTTTGATTAACATTGTTGCCCTTTTGCAAACTGtgaaacaaagaaagaatcaGTCATACATAAAAAGATGtatgaatgaaagaaattaaagaaatcaaaacaaagaaaagaaagtaccTTATATTTAATGTAATTCATAACCTGGTAAGGGAAATTAGAAGATAAGGATTTGATATATCTATATGGATTGAATGAGGAGAGCTCATCTTTTATAGGTAAAAAAAGAGATTCATGCAAATGTAGCCCCAAAAAAAGTCATGTTAAAGGAGAGGGTATTGTAAATTGCATGAATTGCATGCTTCTCATGAACTAGTGATAGGACAATTTGCTGTTAAATCATTTCTATGATTGActctttaaaaaatatattttggagAAAGCTGTTCTTCAATTATTTTTCCTATTCAATTAAAAACATACAAAAATACATAGCCTTTTATGGGAATGAATAAATTAATtcttgaataaaataaaaaactcaagGTGTGAATCATTTACTGATGTCAAATTATATTATGATTAATAGGAGGGACCCATTCAATAGTTGGCCTTGATCCTCTTAACATAAGGCATATGACAGTTTGTTCCATCCTTGGTTCTCAAAATTATGATACTGCCTTTTTCATAGTTCATGTTTGGTTATCTAGGAATTTATGGTTTCTGGTgttagaaaaatagaaatgatGTGCCTAACAGTTAGTTAAAAAAACTCTCTTTATATTGAGTTTACCATAAAAAAGTTATATGCTTCTAAACATTCAATGTTGTGCCTTAAGGCTTCACTTGATTCAGTGCTAATAACAAGAATAACTTAAAAGCATAAGGAAATTAtagggttgaaaaaaaaaatgaaaattattttatttcattcaaaatgaaatttaggaaaagaatcttttttttttttttaaataatgggggagggagggttccctaaaagctAGCATAGCCCCTCCACTAGTGTGAGGGCTTATGGGAACATTGATAGAAGTATCAATAAGGGTGAGATTCTCACCATTCATTAGGGATGGAGTGATCTTTTTGCTATCTAGTGTGGTTGGGCACAAGGGCCACACTACCTTTTAAGTTTCTTtgtcccttattttattttcgaAAAAATAGTGGCATCTTTATCAAGGATACAATTACCATCTTTGAAGGACAACTCCCATCATTTAGCTAAATTCTTTTCCTGCTTCAACCATGtccaactttgatttgttttcatatatgaatataaaatgataaaggctaagaaatatttttataagaaaataaacttCCCAGGAATTTCTTCtgttgaaacaaaaaaaacttaataataataataaaaataatatctagGACATATATTTATGGAGAAAAAGACTAGGCACGCTAGAGCTATGTGATAACCGATCCACCAATTCTGAAGGAGATAAGGATCcatttcattcaaattttctcatttgaatttttaaaattcaaatctgATGATATTATCATCAACGTTAACTCTTACAGTTGTAGttttatgtaattatttttttaaaatgagaTTCAATCTCCCAATTGTAACTGTAAAATATTTATATACTCAGTCATACACCAatggaattcaataaaaaactTAGCAAAAACAAACAGTGTGTCACCAACtttatggtatcagagctataaGCTCAACAGTGattcaatcacttcttttttttttgacatgaCAGTTTCTCCATCAAATAGTCTCTCCCATTGGTATGCCAGATGCTTTCTTGGAGCTAGcagctcaaccaatgggaggagCATAGGGGACTTTTCAatagagaggaggagagagataaacacatatCTAGGTATACCGGCgacatacccaacatttttttatatatgcCAACTCACATGAGGAACTAGAACCATATTGTAAAAAGATGTCTATATCCCAGCTTCACTTCCCAATGTGTGGGTTTAAAGGTACACTAGGGGATAgcgttattattattattattattattattattattattattattattattattattattattattattattattattattatatatatatatacagtttGACATTGCTTGTGCCCAGATATAGGTAGGCATGAAAAGACCATGCTACACTCTATCTTAtgcaccctcccattggccttgCGTATTGGTGTTGTCTACACCAGACTGGCAATGTTCTTTTTTCCTAGCAAAAATGAAAACATATGTCGATATGTCTCCTTAACTATTaagtatcaatttttttttttaatagaaa from Macadamia integrifolia cultivar HAES 741 chromosome 14, SCU_Mint_v3, whole genome shotgun sequence encodes the following:
- the LOC122061169 gene encoding uncharacterized protein LOC122061169, which translates into the protein MLIKINYDHHQMVQGYLIEVLPSTTFLQLKQNIETVLGAKVARQTLLMNSLELRDDHNVEFYDLVEESDITLRYKQLPPGQKLHLTVITPTKWRYRLQVEETITVSSLKEEIQKLSNIRAEDMALFYHNNEMEVDDFDLLAYFVSDGSTITIKLTP